From a single Kitasatospora sp. NBC_00458 genomic region:
- a CDS encoding helix-turn-helix domain-containing protein, producing the protein MSDNSEVVPPAGSGGDSGGRPAAGRGPGQEASRGPGTGSELIALISASIRRERERTGLSMAELARRAGIAKSTLSQLESGAGNPSVETLWALGVALDVPFSRLVDPPRPVVRVVRAGEGPITHSERADYAATLLASCPPNARRDVYRIDAQPGETRASDPHMTGTVEHVLLGAGRALAGPTEAPVELGPGDYVSYPGDVPHVFRALEPGTLAVIVMEHI; encoded by the coding sequence ATGAGTGACAACAGCGAGGTGGTCCCCCCGGCCGGCTCGGGCGGCGACTCGGGCGGCCGCCCCGCGGCCGGCCGGGGACCCGGGCAGGAGGCCAGCCGGGGACCGGGCACCGGATCGGAGCTGATCGCGCTGATCTCGGCGTCCATCCGGCGCGAACGCGAACGCACCGGCCTCTCCATGGCCGAGCTGGCCCGGCGCGCGGGGATCGCCAAGTCGACGCTGTCCCAGCTGGAGTCCGGCGCGGGCAACCCCAGCGTCGAGACGCTCTGGGCGCTCGGCGTCGCACTGGACGTGCCGTTCAGCCGGCTGGTCGACCCGCCGCGCCCGGTGGTCCGGGTGGTCCGGGCCGGCGAGGGGCCGATCACCCACTCCGAGCGGGCCGACTACGCCGCGACCCTGCTGGCCTCCTGCCCGCCCAACGCGCGGCGCGACGTCTACCGGATCGACGCCCAGCCGGGCGAGACCCGGGCCTCCGACCCGCACATGACGGGCACCGTCGAGCACGTACTGCTGGGAGCCGGGCGGGCGCTGGCCGGGCCGACCGAGGCACCGGTCGAACTCGGCCCCGGCGACTACGTGAGCTACCCGGGCGACGTCCCGCACGTGTTCCGGGCCCTGGAGCCCGGCACCCTGGCGGTGATCGTCATGGAGCACATCTGA
- a CDS encoding AzlC family ABC transporter permease, whose translation MRSLLRTLERATLRDIALVSLADALVGASFGAVTVSAGLPLWVPVAMSVLVFAGSAQFAAIGVVLSGGGALAAVATGLVLNARLLPFGFTVADALDGPWWRRLLGAQILSDESVAFALLQPDRRRRRAAFWVCGLALFVVWNLSVLAGAAAGGMIGDTDALGLDAAFPAVLLALVLPSLTDPRTRAAALAGAAVAVAATPFLPAGLPVLLALAGLLFARRPGGPAAPAAPADPADPEAPAEPSDPDDRTGQADPGTPADPADQAVRPGRPAPLAEEVH comes from the coding sequence ATGCGTTCGCTCCTCCGAACCCTTGAGCGTGCCACGCTCCGCGACATCGCCCTGGTCTCCCTCGCCGACGCCCTGGTCGGGGCCTCGTTCGGCGCCGTCACCGTCTCCGCCGGCCTCCCGCTCTGGGTACCGGTCGCCATGTCGGTGCTGGTCTTCGCCGGCAGTGCCCAGTTCGCCGCCATCGGCGTCGTCCTCTCCGGCGGCGGCGCACTCGCCGCCGTGGCCACCGGCCTGGTGCTCAACGCACGGCTGCTGCCCTTCGGTTTCACCGTCGCCGACGCGCTCGACGGCCCCTGGTGGCGGCGGCTGCTCGGCGCGCAGATCCTGTCCGACGAGTCCGTCGCCTTCGCCCTGCTCCAGCCCGACCGGCGCCGCCGCCGGGCCGCGTTCTGGGTCTGCGGCCTCGCCCTGTTCGTCGTCTGGAACCTCTCCGTACTGGCCGGCGCCGCGGCCGGCGGCATGATCGGCGACACCGACGCCCTCGGGCTCGACGCCGCCTTCCCGGCCGTGCTGCTGGCCCTGGTCCTGCCCTCGCTCACCGACCCCCGCACCAGGGCGGCCGCCCTCGCCGGCGCCGCGGTCGCGGTGGCCGCCACACCGTTCCTGCCGGCCGGGCTCCCGGTCCTGCTCGCCCTGGCGGGCCTGCTGTTCGCCCGCCGCCCCGGCGGCCCGGCCGCTCCCGCCGCTCCGGCTGACCCCGCCGACCCGGAAGCCCCCGCCGAACCGTCCGACCCGGACGACCGGACCGGTCAGGCCGACCCGGGCACCCCTGCCGACCCCGCCGACCAGGCCGTTCGCCCCGGCCGACCCGCACCCCTCGCCGAGGAGGTCCACTGA
- a CDS encoding AzlD domain-containing protein, which produces MPLLAILLLAAGTYAFRVAGPLLGDRLTVSDRVRHLLGVAAAVLLVALAATGTLTQGHDFAGWARPAGVLVAGVLVLRRAPFPVVVVAAAATTALLRLCGVS; this is translated from the coding sequence ATGCCCCTGCTCGCCATCCTGCTGCTCGCGGCCGGCACCTACGCGTTCCGGGTCGCCGGGCCCCTGCTCGGGGACCGGCTCACCGTCTCGGACCGGGTGCGCCACCTGCTCGGCGTCGCCGCCGCCGTCCTGCTCGTCGCGCTCGCCGCCACCGGCACCCTCACCCAGGGCCACGACTTCGCCGGATGGGCCCGCCCGGCGGGCGTCCTGGTGGCCGGCGTCCTCGTGCTGCGCCGCGCGCCCTTCCCGGTCGTGGTGGTGGCGGCCGCCGCGACGACCGCGCTGCTCCGGCTCTGCGGGGTCTCCTGA
- a CDS encoding GNAT family N-acetyltransferase has product MYTVRLLTADELRASAEQLAGLLVDTVGSGSSLGFLAPLDPVEAAGWWRALAPDVEAGRLLLWAACAEADGRIAGTVQLRPAAPANGRHRAEVAKLMVDRADRGRRLAGRLLAALERAAADRGIRTLVLDTETGSPAERLYAAAGWTRVGTVPDYATDPSGAPHATTLFYKALRA; this is encoded by the coding sequence ATGTACACAGTCCGGCTGCTGACGGCGGACGAACTGCGGGCGTCGGCGGAGCAGCTGGCCGGGCTCCTGGTGGACACCGTCGGGAGCGGGTCCTCGCTCGGCTTCCTCGCCCCGCTCGACCCCGTCGAGGCGGCCGGCTGGTGGCGGGCCCTGGCCCCCGACGTCGAGGCCGGGCGGCTGCTGCTCTGGGCCGCGTGCGCCGAGGCGGACGGCCGGATCGCGGGGACGGTGCAGCTGCGCCCGGCGGCGCCCGCCAACGGCCGGCACCGCGCGGAGGTGGCCAAGCTGATGGTGGACCGGGCGGACCGGGGCCGGCGGCTGGCCGGCCGCCTGCTGGCGGCGCTGGAACGGGCGGCCGCGGACCGCGGGATCCGGACGCTGGTGCTGGACACCGAGACCGGCAGCCCCGCCGAGCGGTTGTACGCGGCGGCGGGCTGGACCCGGGTCGGCACGGTGCCGGACTACGCGACCGACCCGTCGGGGGCGCCGCACGCGACCACGCTCTTCTACAAGGCGCTGCGCGCGTAG
- a CDS encoding acyl-CoA dehydrogenase family protein — MAKPTRIDPADLLAVGDLLTDEERLIRDTVRKFADERIRPHVGDWFERGVFPARELAPELGALGVLGMHLDGYGCTGSTATAYGVACMELEAADSGLRSFVSVQGSLAMRSIHAFGSEEQKQRWLPGLAAGRLIGCFALTEPDFGSDPANMRTRARRKGPGENADWVLSGSKMWITNGSVSDVAVVWAQTDGGVRGFLVEPGTPGFTATDVHGKLSLRASVTSELVLDEVVLPADAVLPGVSGLRGPLSSLNEARYGILWGTVGAARDCYTTALDYAKSRIQFGRPIAGFQLTQQKLVEMMLEVEKAYLVAVRIGRLKDEGAARPAHISFGKLNNVRAALEIARSARTVLGANGITTEYPVLRHANNLESVLTYEGTGEIHTLVLGEAITGESAYH, encoded by the coding sequence ATGGCGAAGCCGACCAGGATCGACCCCGCCGACCTGCTCGCCGTCGGTGACCTGCTCACCGACGAGGAGCGGCTCATCCGCGACACGGTACGGAAGTTCGCCGACGAGCGGATCCGCCCGCACGTCGGCGACTGGTTCGAGCGGGGCGTCTTCCCGGCCCGCGAACTCGCCCCCGAACTCGGCGCCCTCGGCGTGCTCGGCATGCACCTCGACGGCTACGGCTGCACCGGATCCACCGCCACCGCCTACGGCGTCGCGTGCATGGAGCTGGAGGCGGCCGACTCCGGGCTGCGCAGTTTCGTCTCCGTCCAGGGCTCGCTGGCCATGCGCTCCATCCACGCCTTCGGTTCGGAGGAGCAGAAGCAGCGCTGGCTGCCCGGCCTCGCCGCCGGCCGCCTCATCGGCTGCTTCGCCCTCACCGAGCCGGACTTCGGCTCCGACCCGGCCAACATGCGCACCCGGGCCCGCCGCAAGGGCCCCGGCGAGAACGCCGACTGGGTGCTCTCCGGCTCCAAGATGTGGATCACCAACGGCAGCGTCTCCGACGTCGCCGTCGTCTGGGCGCAGACCGACGGCGGCGTCCGCGGCTTCCTGGTCGAGCCGGGCACGCCGGGCTTCACCGCCACCGACGTGCACGGCAAGCTCTCGCTGCGGGCCTCGGTCACCAGCGAGCTGGTCCTCGACGAGGTCGTGCTGCCCGCGGACGCGGTCCTGCCCGGCGTCAGCGGCCTGCGCGGGCCGCTCTCCTCCCTCAACGAGGCCCGCTACGGCATCCTCTGGGGCACCGTCGGCGCCGCCCGCGACTGCTACACCACCGCCCTCGACTACGCGAAGAGCCGGATCCAGTTCGGCCGCCCGATCGCCGGGTTCCAGCTCACCCAGCAGAAGCTCGTGGAGATGATGCTGGAGGTGGAGAAGGCGTACCTGGTCGCCGTGCGGATCGGGCGGCTCAAGGACGAGGGGGCGGCCCGGCCGGCGCACATCAGCTTCGGCAAGCTGAACAACGTCCGCGCCGCGCTGGAGATCGCCCGCAGCGCCCGCACGGTGCTGGGCGCCAACGGCATCACCACCGAGTACCCGGTCCTCCGGCACGCCAACAACCTGGAGTCGGTGCTCACCTACGAGGGCACCGGCGAGATCCACACCCTGGTGCTCGGCGAGGCCATCACCGGGGAGTCGGCCTACCACTGA
- a CDS encoding ADP-ribosylation/crystallin J1, with amino-acid sequence MNGPTAQPSTTATTPATTPTPTTTLWRPTGPEELALVEAADRRAWPPRLPDQPIFYPVLNEDYAVRIARDWNVPASGVGYVTRFEVETAFLARYPVRQAGGRTILELWVPAEELPEFNRHIVGRIEVVHEFRPGP; translated from the coding sequence GTGAACGGCCCGACGGCGCAGCCCTCCACCACCGCGACCACGCCCGCGACCACGCCCACGCCCACGACCACGCTCTGGCGCCCCACCGGCCCCGAGGAGCTGGCCCTGGTCGAGGCCGCCGACCGGCGCGCCTGGCCGCCCCGCCTGCCCGACCAGCCGATCTTCTACCCGGTGCTGAACGAGGACTACGCGGTCCGCATCGCGCGCGACTGGAACGTCCCCGCGTCCGGGGTCGGCTACGTCACCCGGTTCGAGGTGGAGACCGCCTTCCTCGCCCGCTACCCGGTCCGGCAGGCGGGTGGGCGGACCATCCTCGAACTCTGGGTGCCGGCGGAGGAGCTGCCCGAGTTCAACCGGCACATCGTCGGTCGCATCGAGGTCGTGCACGAGTTCCGGCCCGGGCCGTGA
- a CDS encoding alkaline phosphatase family protein, giving the protein MTTPPPPRPRVLVVGIDGVRYDLLDQVPMPRLAEVAEAGFLAPVTVAESTPTMSGPCWATIVTGVEPAKHGVWGNHLGGNRLDVFPDFTTRLARQDRRRTYVAAGWDPLVIGESGGPLFRAPGRLSYVAPAEDTPEAWEAVDEEVTREAVDVLRAADPEVSFVYLGAVDETAHFLGCGEEYRASMRTADERLGRLLDAVRARPGRAGEAWTVIVVTDHGHVDAGGHGGRTPEERTAWVACAGPGIPAAPPTGEIRHPDVAAQVYAALGRPIDPHWTLDGRPFPVAVPVPVQA; this is encoded by the coding sequence ATGACCACACCGCCGCCGCCTCGCCCCCGGGTCCTCGTCGTCGGAATCGACGGCGTCCGGTACGACCTGCTGGACCAGGTCCCGATGCCGAGGCTCGCGGAGGTCGCCGAAGCGGGCTTCCTGGCACCCGTCACGGTGGCGGAGTCCACCCCCACCATGTCGGGCCCCTGCTGGGCCACCATCGTCACGGGCGTCGAACCCGCCAAGCACGGCGTCTGGGGCAACCACCTGGGCGGCAACCGGCTCGACGTCTTCCCCGACTTCACCACCCGGCTGGCCAGGCAGGACCGCCGCCGCACCTACGTCGCGGCCGGCTGGGACCCGCTGGTGATCGGCGAGTCCGGCGGGCCGCTGTTCCGCGCGCCCGGCCGGCTCAGCTACGTCGCCCCCGCCGAGGACACCCCCGAGGCCTGGGAGGCCGTCGACGAGGAGGTCACCCGGGAGGCCGTCGACGTCCTGCGGGCCGCCGACCCCGAGGTGTCCTTCGTCTACCTCGGCGCCGTCGACGAGACCGCCCACTTCCTCGGCTGCGGCGAGGAGTACCGCGCCTCGATGCGCACCGCCGACGAACGGCTCGGCCGCCTCCTCGACGCGGTCCGCGCCAGGCCCGGCCGCGCCGGGGAGGCGTGGACGGTCATCGTGGTCACCGACCACGGCCACGTCGACGCGGGCGGCCACGGCGGCCGCACCCCCGAGGAGCGCACGGCGTGGGTCGCCTGCGCGGGACCGGGCATCCCCGCCGCCCCGCCCACCGGGGAGATCCGCCACCCGGACGTCGCCGCCCAGGTGTACGCGGCCCTCGGCCGGCCGATCGACCCGCACTGGACCCTGGACGGCCGCCCGTTCCCGGTGGCGGTCCCCGTCCCGGTGCAGGCCTGA
- a CDS encoding multidrug effflux MFS transporter, which produces MPGPTAGPAGDTSTALGTPTDPGTADTPGRATVAVLGGLVALGPLTTDLYLPGLPAIAEDLVAEPAAVQLTLTFSMFGVAAGQLIFGPLSDRLGRRPPLLAGLVIYTVASVVCVIAPNLPVLIASRFVQGAAGAAGLVIGRAVARDRFEGVAMIRFLASITLISGLAPILAPLVGAQLLLVTSWRGTFGALAVLGLLLTLIAFAALRETLPPSARHGGGLVTTLRTMGGLLRRLPFLGLALTSTFAFGSLFGYISGSSVVLQQVYDVSPQTYSLLFGLNSMAIVGVTQLNGRVLAPRFTAGALMAVGLGTSIAAGTSLFLVTAVWDLGLVPFCASLFVMMGSLGIVLPNSAARALSLVPPQAAGSASALIGTGTFLCGAVVAPLSSLGGKPSAILLAIVVLCCSVLAATSYAFLCRAGRKTPADAPAPATA; this is translated from the coding sequence ATGCCTGGTCCGACCGCCGGCCCCGCCGGTGACACGTCGACCGCCCTCGGCACCCCCACCGACCCCGGCACCGCAGACACCCCCGGCCGTGCCACCGTCGCCGTCCTCGGCGGCCTGGTCGCCCTCGGCCCCCTCACCACCGACCTCTACCTGCCCGGCCTCCCCGCGATCGCCGAGGACCTCGTCGCCGAACCGGCAGCCGTGCAGCTCACCCTCACCTTCTCCATGTTCGGCGTCGCCGCCGGCCAGCTGATCTTCGGACCGCTCAGCGACCGCCTCGGCCGCCGCCCGCCCCTGCTCGCGGGCCTCGTCATCTACACCGTCGCCAGCGTCGTCTGCGTGATCGCGCCCAACCTGCCCGTCCTGATCGCCAGCCGCTTCGTCCAGGGCGCCGCCGGTGCGGCCGGGCTCGTCATCGGCAGAGCCGTGGCCCGCGACCGCTTCGAGGGCGTCGCGATGATCCGCTTCCTCGCCTCGATCACCCTGATATCCGGACTGGCCCCGATCCTCGCCCCGCTCGTCGGGGCGCAGCTGCTCCTCGTCACCTCCTGGCGCGGCACCTTCGGCGCCCTCGCCGTGCTCGGCCTGCTGCTCACCCTGATCGCCTTCGCCGCCCTCCGGGAGACCCTCCCTCCCTCGGCCCGGCACGGCGGCGGCCTGGTGACGACCCTGCGCACCATGGGCGGACTCCTGCGCCGGCTGCCGTTCCTCGGCCTCGCGCTGACCAGCACCTTCGCCTTCGGCTCGCTGTTCGGCTACATCAGCGGCTCCTCGGTGGTGCTCCAGCAGGTCTACGACGTGTCCCCGCAGACCTACAGCCTGCTGTTCGGCCTCAACTCGATGGCGATCGTCGGCGTCACCCAGCTGAACGGACGCGTCCTCGCGCCCCGCTTCACCGCCGGCGCGCTGATGGCGGTGGGGCTCGGCACGTCGATCGCCGCGGGGACGTCCCTCTTCCTGGTCACCGCGGTCTGGGACCTCGGCCTGGTCCCGTTCTGCGCCTCGCTCTTCGTGATGATGGGCAGTCTCGGCATCGTCCTCCCGAACTCCGCCGCCCGCGCCCTCAGCCTGGTCCCCCCGCAGGCCGCCGGCTCCGCGTCCGCGCTCATCGGGACCGGGACGTTCCTCTGCGGCGCGGTCGTCGCGCCGCTCAGCAGCCTGGGCGGCAAGCCGTCGGCGATCCTGCTCGCGATCGTCGTGCTCTGCTGCTCGGTGCTGGCCGCCACCTCCTACGCGTTCCTCTGCCGCGCCGGACGGAAGACCCCGGCCGACGCCCCGGCCCCGGCCACCGCGTAG
- a CDS encoding MBL fold metallo-hydrolase, whose protein sequence is MATAPLTVTVLGSATPYPTADNPCSGYLLSVGRTHVWVDAGTGTLGPLQRYVRLDGLAGIWISHLHADHSADLLTAYYGALFADLTLAAPIPLLGPPGTADRLAGFLTNGPHRSPVESAFAVTELTDGHRARLGPLTLTSSAVEHGMPAFALRAETGRASLVYSGDTAPCAALTALATGCDLLLCEAEGPDEGHHSPEQAGATAASAGVARLVLTHVGRAIAPADAVARAAVHYPGPVGYAAPGTVFTVG, encoded by the coding sequence ATGGCCACCGCACCGCTCACCGTCACAGTCCTCGGCAGCGCGACCCCGTATCCCACCGCCGACAACCCGTGTTCCGGCTATCTGCTGTCCGTCGGCCGCACACACGTGTGGGTGGACGCCGGCACCGGTACCCTCGGGCCGTTGCAGCGGTACGTCCGGCTGGACGGGCTCGCCGGGATCTGGATCTCACACCTGCACGCCGACCACAGCGCCGACCTGCTCACCGCCTACTACGGAGCGCTGTTCGCCGACCTCACCCTCGCCGCGCCGATCCCGCTCCTCGGTCCGCCCGGCACCGCCGACCGGCTGGCCGGCTTCCTCACCAACGGCCCGCACCGCAGCCCGGTCGAGTCCGCCTTCGCCGTCACGGAGCTCACGGACGGCCACCGGGCCCGGCTGGGACCGCTCACCCTCACCAGCAGCGCCGTGGAACACGGCATGCCCGCCTTCGCCCTGCGCGCCGAGACCGGCCGGGCGTCCCTGGTGTACTCCGGCGACACCGCCCCCTGCGCCGCGCTGACGGCCCTCGCCACCGGCTGCGACCTGCTGCTCTGCGAGGCCGAGGGGCCGGACGAAGGACACCACAGCCCCGAACAGGCCGGTGCCACCGCGGCGTCCGCCGGCGTCGCCCGCCTCGTCCTCACCCACGTCGGCCGCGCGATCGCCCCGGCGGACGCCGTCGCCAGGGCGGCCGTCCACTACCCGGGGCCGGTCGGGTACGCGGCCCCCGGCACGGTCTTCACGGTCGGCTGA
- a CDS encoding glycosyl hydrolase family 18 protein: MRLRRTLQAALTACVTLAASAGLVAAGTTSAGAAPTGSATSSVTAEAAATPLPTRVFAPYFESWTGESPAALAAQSGAKHLTMAFLQTATKGSCTPYWNGDTSLPIAQSSFGADIATIRANGGDVIPSFGGYTADTTGTELADSCTDVNQIAAAYEKLITTYEISRIDLDIEVDSLDNSAGVDRRNKAIKLVQDWAAANGRQIQFSYTLPTTPTGLADSGLAVLRNAVTNNAKIDVVNLMTFDYYDNAQHDMAADTQTAATGLYNQLARLYPAKTPAQLWGSIGVTEMIGVDDFGPAETFTLANATTVYNWAVSKGINTLSFWALQRDNGSCPGASARDNCSSIPQNTWDFTKIFKAFTSNSTPANDFSVGVSPNAGSVLAGSSTSANISTAVTSGSAQSVSLTVSGAPAGVSATATPGSVTAGSPATLNITTAATTTPGTYPLTVTGTAASGTHTSTYTLTVTNTQPGNDFSVGVNPVAGTVTAGAGTSANISTAVTSGSAQSVSLTVSGAPAGVSATATPGSVTAGSPATLNITTAATTTPGTYPLTVTGTAASGTHTSTYTLTVTGVTPPGGLANGGLETGSLGPWTCQSGGSVVSTPVHSGSYALQAAAGPAQTGQCQQTVTLAPNKSYTLTGWVQGSYAYLGVSGGATGSAWTSSSGWTKLTVPFTTGASGTVTVYLHGWYGQGNVLGDDFSIA, from the coding sequence ATGCGTCTACGCAGAACGCTTCAGGCTGCCCTGACGGCCTGTGTCACCCTCGCCGCCTCGGCCGGACTCGTCGCCGCCGGGACGACCTCCGCGGGAGCGGCCCCCACCGGGTCGGCGACCTCCTCGGTCACCGCCGAGGCCGCCGCCACCCCGCTGCCGACCCGGGTGTTCGCCCCCTACTTCGAGTCCTGGACCGGCGAGAGCCCCGCCGCGCTGGCCGCCCAGTCCGGCGCCAAGCACCTGACGATGGCGTTCCTGCAGACCGCCACCAAGGGCTCGTGCACCCCGTACTGGAACGGCGACACCTCGCTGCCGATCGCGCAGTCCTCGTTCGGCGCCGACATCGCCACCATCCGCGCCAACGGCGGCGACGTCATCCCGTCGTTCGGCGGCTACACCGCCGACACCACCGGCACCGAACTGGCCGACAGCTGCACCGACGTCAACCAGATCGCGGCCGCCTACGAGAAGCTGATCACCACGTACGAGATCAGCCGGATCGACCTCGACATCGAGGTCGACTCGCTGGACAACTCGGCCGGTGTCGACCGCCGCAACAAGGCGATCAAGCTGGTGCAGGACTGGGCCGCCGCGAACGGCCGGCAGATCCAGTTCTCGTACACCCTGCCGACCACGCCGACCGGCCTGGCCGACAGCGGCCTCGCGGTGCTGCGGAACGCGGTCACCAACAACGCCAAGATCGACGTCGTCAACCTGATGACCTTCGACTACTACGACAACGCCCAGCACGACATGGCGGCCGACACCCAGACCGCGGCGACCGGCCTCTACAACCAGCTCGCGAGGCTGTACCCGGCCAAGACCCCGGCCCAGCTGTGGGGTTCCATCGGCGTCACCGAGATGATCGGCGTCGACGACTTCGGGCCGGCCGAGACCTTCACGCTCGCCAACGCGACCACCGTCTACAACTGGGCGGTCTCGAAGGGCATCAACACCCTGTCCTTCTGGGCGCTTCAGCGCGACAACGGCAGCTGCCCCGGCGCCAGCGCCCGTGACAACTGCTCCAGCATCCCCCAGAACACCTGGGACTTCACCAAGATCTTCAAGGCGTTCACCAGCAACTCCACGCCCGCGAACGACTTCTCGGTCGGCGTGAGCCCCAACGCCGGTTCGGTGCTGGCCGGTTCCTCGACCAGTGCGAACATCTCCACCGCCGTGACGTCCGGTTCGGCGCAGAGCGTCAGCCTCACCGTCTCCGGCGCCCCGGCCGGCGTCTCCGCGACCGCCACCCCCGGCAGCGTCACCGCCGGCTCCCCCGCCACGCTCAACATCACCACGGCGGCCACCACCACCCCGGGCACCTACCCGCTCACCGTCACCGGCACCGCCGCCTCCGGCACCCACACCAGCACCTACACGCTGACCGTGACGAACACCCAGCCCGGGAACGACTTCTCGGTCGGCGTGAACCCGGTCGCCGGCACCGTGACGGCCGGCGCCGGCACCTCGGCGAACATCTCCACCGCCGTGACGTCCGGCTCGGCGCAGAGCGTCAGCCTCACCGTCTCCGGCGCCCCGGCCGGCGTCTCCGCGACCGCCACCCCCGGCAGCGTCACCGCCGGCTCCCCCGCCACGCTCAACATCACCACGGCGGCCACCACCACCCCGGGCACCTACCCGCTCACCGTCACCGGCACCGCCGCCTCCGGCACCCACACCAGCACCTACACGCTGACCGTCACCGGCGTCACCCCGCCCGGCGGCCTGGCCAACGGCGGCCTGGAGACCGGCAGCCTCGGCCCGTGGACCTGCCAGAGCGGCGGCTCCGTGGTGAGCACCCCGGTCCACTCCGGCTCCTACGCGCTCCAGGCCGCGGCCGGCCCCGCGCAGACCGGCCAGTGCCAGCAGACCGTCACGCTGGCGCCCAACAAGTCCTACACGCTGACCGGCTGGGTCCAGGGCAGCTACGCCTACCTCGGTGTGAGCGGCGGCGCCACGGGCTCCGCGTGGACCAGCTCCAGCGGCTGGACCAAGCTCACCGTCCCGTTCACCACCGGCGCCTCGGGCACCGTCACGGTGTACCTGCACGGCTGGTACGGCCAGGGCAACGTCCTCGGTGACGACTTCTCCATCGCCTGA
- a CDS encoding ABC transporter substrate-binding protein, translating into MSRRATGHRAAALAALSVLALTATACGSSGGDPLAAAPSTAGGSAGTAAASGGTVVIGSANFPENVLLGSIYSQALKAKGVKVEEKFNIGSREVLYGQLQSGSLTLLPEYNGALLAYLGGKTAEPTKEAVNAELAKTLPASLAILDSSPAEDKDTLSVSQETADKYGLKSIADLAAKAGELTIGGPPEFKSRQEQPLKDVYGLTFKEWKPTGETTANAVKDGSVQVGNVFSTDPKIAQLKLVPLTDPKNLFGAQNVTPLVNKAKVDATSASALNAVSAKLDTAGLLALMKKVAIDKEDPSAVAKDWLKSNGLG; encoded by the coding sequence GTGTCGCGCAGAGCAACCGGCCACCGGGCCGCCGCCCTCGCCGCCCTCTCCGTGCTCGCCCTCACCGCCACCGCCTGCGGCTCGTCCGGCGGCGACCCGCTGGCCGCCGCGCCGTCGACGGCCGGCGGCTCCGCCGGGACCGCCGCCGCGTCCGGCGGCACCGTGGTGATCGGCTCGGCCAACTTCCCGGAGAACGTGCTGCTCGGCTCGATCTACTCGCAGGCGCTCAAGGCCAAGGGGGTCAAGGTCGAGGAGAAGTTCAACATCGGCAGCCGCGAGGTGCTCTACGGGCAGCTGCAGAGCGGCAGCCTGACCCTCCTGCCCGAGTACAACGGCGCCCTGCTCGCCTACCTCGGCGGCAAGACGGCCGAACCCACCAAGGAGGCGGTCAACGCCGAACTGGCGAAGACGCTGCCGGCCTCGCTGGCGATCCTCGACTCCTCCCCCGCCGAGGACAAGGACACCCTGAGCGTCAGCCAGGAGACCGCCGACAAGTACGGCCTGAAGAGCATCGCCGACCTGGCGGCGAAGGCGGGCGAGCTCACCATCGGCGGTCCGCCGGAGTTCAAGTCCCGCCAGGAGCAGCCGCTCAAGGACGTCTACGGGCTGACCTTCAAGGAGTGGAAGCCGACCGGCGAGACCACCGCCAACGCCGTCAAGGACGGCTCGGTGCAGGTCGGCAACGTCTTCTCCACCGACCCGAAGATCGCCCAGCTGAAGCTCGTCCCGCTCACCGACCCGAAGAACCTGTTCGGCGCGCAGAACGTCACGCCGCTGGTCAACAAGGCGAAGGTGGACGCGACGTCGGCGTCCGCGCTCAACGCGGTGTCGGCCAAGCTGGACACGGCGGGGCTGCTGGCGCTGATGAAGAAGGTCGCGATCGACAAGGAGGACCCGTCGGCGGTGGCCAAGGACTGGCTGAAGAGCAACGGGCTGGGCTGA